From Pelomonas sp. SE-A7, a single genomic window includes:
- a CDS encoding HAD family hydrolase, with translation MPTDLIALDADGVLHDYSAAYADAWERAFCLRPELCNPAAYWPMDRWSVPCLEGIELERLRSSFDETFWSTVPPSAGALDACHELVDQGYELICVTALATRFREARVTNLRELGFPLSDVLVVEDRGHDQSPKAEIIRALNPVVFVDDFLPYHRGIPGHVHKALIVRDPDGPPNVGLELSIVDSQHKDLRAFSRAWSIQRFTGGEKQ, from the coding sequence ATGCCCACTGACTTAATCGCACTTGACGCGGATGGCGTGCTGCATGACTACAGCGCTGCCTATGCCGACGCCTGGGAGCGAGCGTTTTGCCTGCGCCCTGAACTTTGCAATCCAGCAGCCTATTGGCCCATGGACCGATGGAGTGTGCCGTGCTTAGAGGGTATCGAACTTGAGCGGCTGCGAAGCAGTTTCGATGAGACGTTCTGGAGCACAGTTCCGCCGAGCGCCGGCGCGCTCGATGCTTGTCATGAACTTGTCGACCAAGGCTACGAGCTGATTTGCGTGACCGCATTGGCTACAAGGTTCCGCGAGGCCAGAGTCACCAACCTGCGCGAGCTTGGTTTTCCCCTGAGCGATGTTCTCGTCGTGGAAGATCGGGGCCACGATCAAAGCCCGAAGGCAGAGATCATCAGAGCCCTCAATCCGGTGGTTTTTGTCGATGACTTTCTGCCGTATCACCGAGGTATACCAGGCCATGTTCACAAGGCGCTGATTGTTCGGGATCCGGATGGGCCGCCCAATGTCGGGCTGGAGCTGTCGATCGTCGACTCGCAACACAAAGATCTGCGCGCGTTCTCGCGAGCATGGTCAATTCAACGATTCACAGGAGGCGAGAAGCAATGA
- a CDS encoding HAD domain-containing protein produces MSVPAHLLFLDFDGVLHPHDAHFAVADVKVPIADLLAAGLFVHRQLLDDLLRPHPSLGLVVHSTWRKTHDLRELRTLLGPLGSRLVGSTAAAMEREASILDFMRRRGVRAEQVLVLDDAPSEFSALRSRVVACSPARGLSEAGVQSLLQSALGALCRQG; encoded by the coding sequence ATGAGCGTACCGGCGCACCTGCTCTTTCTGGATTTCGATGGCGTGCTGCACCCTCATGACGCGCACTTTGCCGTCGCGGACGTCAAGGTACCAATTGCCGACTTGCTGGCAGCTGGCCTGTTCGTTCATCGCCAGTTGCTCGACGATTTGTTGCGACCACACCCCAGCCTTGGCCTCGTGGTCCACAGCACCTGGCGAAAGACTCACGACCTCCGTGAGCTGCGCACCTTGCTCGGCCCCCTTGGGAGCCGCCTAGTGGGATCAACAGCTGCGGCGATGGAGCGCGAAGCGTCTATTCTTGACTTCATGCGCAGGCGTGGCGTCCGCGCCGAGCAGGTGCTGGTTCTCGACGACGCCCCAAGTGAATTTTCAGCACTTCGGTCGCGAGTCGTGGCGTGCAGTCCGGCACGCGGACTCAGCGAGGCCGGTGTTCAGTCCTTGCTGCAGTCAGCATTGGGGGCCTTGTGCAGACAGGGCTAG
- a CDS encoding PepSY domain-containing protein encodes MNLPFWVRRAHKWIGLVIGVQALLWMLSGVYMTVISLDVIHGDHLAHVFDAPLNRSGERLDIDQLAKLRPGFESFKLKNFLGKEVYELRADGKASLVDARTGELLNPLPREQIVARAKDIYQGEAEIREVTWITKAPQEVAKRPVPMWAVRFNDRANSTLYFSPDTGDLLARRHDLWRWFDFLWMFHIMDYDTRDDVNNGLLRVAAGVGLLFALSGAWLVFYSFRRRAQA; translated from the coding sequence ATGAACCTGCCCTTCTGGGTCCGCCGAGCCCACAAATGGATCGGCCTCGTCATTGGCGTCCAGGCCTTGCTCTGGATGCTCAGTGGCGTCTACATGACCGTCATTTCCCTGGACGTCATCCACGGAGATCATCTCGCCCATGTCTTCGACGCACCGCTCAATCGCAGCGGCGAGCGCCTGGACATCGACCAACTGGCCAAGCTGCGTCCCGGCTTCGAGTCCTTCAAGCTGAAGAATTTCCTCGGCAAGGAGGTCTACGAGCTGCGCGCCGATGGCAAGGCCAGCCTGGTCGATGCCAGAACTGGAGAGCTTCTGAACCCGTTGCCGCGCGAACAAATCGTGGCACGCGCCAAGGACATCTACCAGGGCGAAGCAGAAATCCGCGAGGTGACCTGGATCACCAAGGCGCCGCAAGAGGTGGCCAAGCGACCGGTGCCGATGTGGGCCGTCCGGTTCAACGACCGAGCGAACTCGACGCTCTACTTCTCGCCGGACACCGGTGACCTGCTCGCGCGGCGCCACGATCTGTGGCGCTGGTTCGACTTCCTGTGGATGTTCCACATCATGGACTACGACACCCGTGACGACGTCAACAACGGCCTGCTGCGCGTCGCCGCCGGCGTCGGCCTGCTGTTCGCTCTGAGCGGTGCCTGGCTGGTGTTCTACAGCTTCCGTCGGAGGGCGCAGGCATGA
- a CDS encoding metallophosphoesterase, whose amino-acid sequence MKLLVLSDLHREHAEFSLPPELQYDAVILAGDIHSPGRRVVAWARSEALFGHEVPIIVVPGNHEFYGCTQPLELAAMREAASGTNVSILARDEVLIAEHQVRILGATLWTDFRLPIEMPNGESRRDVRLALHEANNRLNDFQMIDVPYVDTSRLLSSPRTRKRRATAEDTLAWHWTDRDWLEAKLTEPFDGKTVVVTHHAPTPLSVAARYRNDWLTPAFVSDLPKSFFDVPSLWVHGHTHTAFDYAIGACRVVSNPRGYRLKDSSFENPAFNPGFVIEV is encoded by the coding sequence ATGAAGCTGCTCGTTCTTTCTGACCTGCACAGGGAACATGCTGAGTTCTCTCTGCCGCCCGAGCTGCAGTACGACGCAGTGATCCTGGCAGGGGACATCCACTCGCCTGGCCGGCGTGTGGTCGCCTGGGCTCGGAGCGAAGCCCTGTTCGGCCATGAGGTGCCGATCATCGTCGTGCCTGGCAATCATGAGTTCTATGGGTGTACGCAGCCTCTGGAGTTGGCGGCAATGCGCGAGGCCGCTTCCGGAACCAATGTGAGCATCCTGGCTCGCGATGAAGTGCTTATCGCCGAGCATCAGGTACGCATCCTTGGCGCCACGCTTTGGACGGACTTCAGGTTACCAATCGAGATGCCGAACGGTGAATCTAGGCGCGATGTGAGGCTGGCATTGCATGAGGCCAACAACCGGCTGAACGACTTTCAGATGATCGATGTGCCTTATGTCGATACCTCTCGACTTCTTAGCAGCCCGCGAACGCGCAAGCGGCGGGCGACGGCTGAGGACACGCTGGCCTGGCATTGGACTGACCGCGATTGGCTCGAAGCGAAGCTGACAGAGCCCTTTGATGGGAAGACAGTGGTCGTCACACACCACGCGCCGACGCCACTGTCTGTGGCGGCGCGATATAGAAACGACTGGCTCACTCCAGCCTTCGTGAGCGATTTGCCCAAGTCCTTCTTCGACGTGCCATCCCTGTGGGTACACGGGCACACGCACACGGCGTTCGACTACGCGATCGGAGCATGCCGCGTGGTGTCCAACCCAAGAGGTTATCGGCTGAAGGACAGCAGCTTTGAGAATCCGGCTTTCAACCCCGGATTCGTGATTGAGGTGTAG
- a CDS encoding TonB-dependent receptor, whose amino-acid sequence MTTKLSQTAVAAAVLLLVNSAIAQQAATEAGAAQTSSLEKVQITGSRINLKQAQISGVGPVTVIDAEAIQRTGAISAEVLLQRLPASAGGAGNQTNAYWTGNGYGTTQVNLRGLGINRTLVLLNGRRVVNGGTGANSSVDLNMIPVAMIERVEVLKDGASAIYGADAVAGVVNIITKTGLKGGEASVRYGKTSRGDGDEKAADLSWGLQASGGSLVAGINYSESGEINMASRAPCGLGEVNGKLECVGSSATIGGRARLADGQRINFNQTPGGNPSSYETYSATKHNYNSNPALNAVNPIKRLGMSAFGTLNLTEDAQLFTEMLFSHRESNQLATPGSLGVYRTINIAANHPTNPTGQSLVLERRRLAEGGTRTFSQESNIFRVVAGVKGSLGNNWDWSAALNWGRNTGMDGTTNVANLDRVDLTLDRTKCSTAPGAAIPCGNYLGYGSVTPEVLRYIMATTRDTGGNDQKGFSANISGELFSLPAGPVGFAAGAEARKESGWRNPDNLTVLGVANTNKADPIAGSYDAREVYAELAIPLLKKLPFVESLQFNTAARYSDYSMFGSKSTYKAGLDWQVVPSLKLRGNVSSAFRVPNIPELYGGVSEGNLTTTDPCSNWSTLPTTSIVSQNCKAASVPAGFKQLGNTILTTVGGNPKLEPEDAKTITAGAVWSPAKTLTLTLDYYSIKITNAIQSVAGSTKLATCYNTPGLAHIFCNPSSFTRNKTTGEIDFLSSQPVNAADEKISGIDVGALYEFNLAGFTTTLNAELSHLKNYQVRPFPGAAAIDYTGKITGGRGSYTQWRSLSSLTLAKGPWSGSYTLQYIGSADDINAAATDIGAKAPTVTYHSAQVKYAYSKQLDFAFGIDNLFDKKAPFIKSNTDANTDTMTYDLQGRRWHVRAGYRW is encoded by the coding sequence ATGACTACAAAACTCTCGCAAACGGCCGTCGCCGCGGCAGTCCTGCTCCTCGTCAACAGCGCCATCGCGCAGCAGGCAGCCACTGAAGCCGGCGCCGCACAGACCTCGTCCCTCGAGAAGGTCCAGATCACCGGCAGCCGTATCAACCTGAAGCAGGCCCAGATCTCGGGCGTCGGCCCAGTCACCGTCATTGATGCCGAAGCGATCCAGCGCACCGGCGCCATCTCCGCTGAAGTATTGCTGCAGCGACTGCCCGCCTCGGCCGGTGGCGCCGGCAATCAGACCAATGCTTACTGGACCGGCAACGGCTACGGCACGACTCAGGTCAACCTGCGTGGCCTGGGCATCAACCGCACGCTGGTCCTGCTGAACGGTCGCCGCGTTGTCAATGGCGGCACCGGCGCCAACAGCTCGGTCGACCTGAACATGATTCCGGTCGCGATGATCGAGCGTGTCGAAGTGCTGAAGGACGGCGCGTCTGCCATCTATGGCGCCGACGCTGTCGCCGGCGTGGTCAACATCATCACCAAGACCGGCCTCAAGGGCGGTGAAGCCTCGGTGCGCTATGGCAAGACCTCGCGCGGTGATGGCGACGAGAAGGCCGCGGACCTGTCCTGGGGCCTGCAAGCCAGCGGCGGTTCGCTGGTCGCCGGCATCAACTATTCCGAGAGCGGTGAAATCAACATGGCCAGCCGCGCGCCCTGCGGCCTCGGGGAAGTGAATGGCAAGCTGGAATGCGTGGGCAGTTCAGCCACCATTGGCGGTCGCGCCCGCCTGGCCGATGGCCAGCGCATCAACTTCAATCAAACGCCCGGCGGCAACCCGAGTTCCTACGAAACCTACTCGGCGACCAAGCACAACTACAACAGCAACCCGGCGCTGAATGCGGTCAATCCGATCAAGCGCCTGGGCATGAGCGCTTTTGGCACGCTGAACCTGACTGAGGACGCGCAGCTCTTCACCGAGATGCTGTTCTCGCACCGCGAATCGAACCAGCTCGCCACGCCGGGCTCGCTCGGCGTCTACCGCACGATCAATATCGCAGCCAATCATCCGACCAATCCGACGGGTCAAAGCCTGGTCCTGGAGCGTCGCCGTCTTGCGGAAGGCGGCACCCGTACCTTCTCGCAAGAGTCCAACATCTTCCGGGTCGTCGCTGGCGTCAAGGGCAGCCTCGGCAACAACTGGGACTGGTCTGCCGCGCTGAACTGGGGACGCAACACCGGCATGGACGGCACGACCAATGTGGCCAACCTCGACCGCGTGGACCTGACGCTGGATCGCACGAAGTGCAGCACGGCGCCCGGCGCCGCCATCCCCTGCGGCAACTACCTCGGCTATGGCAGCGTGACGCCCGAGGTGCTGCGCTACATCATGGCGACCACGCGCGACACCGGCGGCAATGACCAGAAGGGCTTCAGCGCCAACATCAGCGGCGAGCTGTTCTCGCTGCCGGCAGGTCCGGTCGGTTTCGCGGCCGGCGCCGAGGCACGCAAGGAAAGCGGCTGGCGCAATCCCGACAACCTGACCGTGCTGGGCGTCGCCAACACCAACAAGGCGGATCCGATTGCAGGCTCGTACGACGCCCGCGAGGTCTACGCCGAACTGGCCATTCCCCTGCTCAAGAAGCTCCCGTTCGTCGAGTCACTGCAATTCAACACGGCGGCACGCTACTCCGACTACAGCATGTTCGGCTCCAAGAGCACCTACAAGGCGGGCTTGGACTGGCAAGTTGTTCCCAGCCTGAAGCTGCGCGGCAACGTCTCGTCGGCCTTCCGTGTGCCGAACATCCCGGAGCTGTACGGCGGTGTGTCCGAAGGCAATCTGACGACCACCGATCCCTGCAGCAACTGGAGCACACTGCCGACCACGTCCATCGTGTCGCAGAACTGCAAGGCCGCCAGCGTGCCGGCCGGCTTCAAACAGTTGGGTAACACCATCCTGACGACGGTGGGTGGCAATCCTAAGCTGGAGCCCGAGGACGCGAAGACGATCACGGCCGGTGCGGTCTGGTCCCCGGCGAAGACGCTGACCCTGACGCTGGACTACTACAGCATCAAGATCACCAACGCCATCCAGAGCGTGGCCGGCTCGACCAAGCTGGCCACCTGCTACAACACGCCGGGCCTGGCCCACATCTTCTGCAACCCATCCAGCTTTACCCGCAACAAGACCACCGGCGAGATCGACTTCCTGTCGTCGCAGCCGGTCAATGCTGCGGACGAGAAGATCTCCGGCATCGACGTCGGCGCGCTGTATGAGTTCAACCTGGCCGGCTTCACGACCACGCTGAACGCCGAGCTGTCGCACCTGAAGAACTACCAGGTGCGTCCGTTCCCGGGCGCGGCCGCCATCGACTACACCGGCAAGATCACCGGCGGTCGGGGCAGCTACACCCAGTGGCGCTCGCTCAGCTCGCTGACGTTGGCCAAGGGACCGTGGTCGGGTTCGTACACGCTCCAGTACATCGGCTCCGCCGACGACATCAACGCTGCGGCGACGGATATCGGTGCCAAGGCGCCGACGGTGACGTACCACTCGGCCCAGGTGAAGTACGCCTATAGCAAGCAGCTGGACTTTGCGTTCGGCATCGACAACCTGTTCGACAAGAAGGCACCGTTCATCAAGTCCAACACGGATGCGAACACCGACACGATGACCTACGACCTCCAGGGGCGTCGTTGGCACGTTCGGGCCGGCTATCGCTGGTAA
- a CDS encoding HAD domain-containing protein, producing MLVSLMILYLDFDGPLHPDAVYITASGQVELRAPGHRLFESMHLLEAVLEPHPSVRVVLSTSWVFMKSFSFARRQLSPSFQSRVVGATFHSREDRDSFSRMTRWQQIARDVARRRPHTWIALDDDDFEWPDEQRHHLVKADEWLGLQDANCRLRLAEALASGSSAVKASGEGAPSDGGLQLLKDVQRKDAEDVAAGRRQARSLWVVQPGDLEGYTFTSNPNSEFDKPGNGW from the coding sequence TTGCTGGTATCGCTGATGATTCTTTACTTGGACTTTGATGGTCCGCTGCATCCCGACGCTGTCTACATCACTGCATCTGGCCAGGTTGAACTGCGCGCACCTGGCCATCGATTGTTCGAATCGATGCACTTGCTTGAAGCGGTCTTGGAGCCTCACCCTTCAGTTCGAGTCGTTCTCTCGACGTCGTGGGTGTTCATGAAGAGCTTCTCGTTTGCACGTCGGCAGCTGTCACCCTCGTTTCAAAGCCGAGTGGTCGGCGCCACCTTCCATAGTCGCGAGGATCGAGATAGCTTTTCACGGATGACCCGCTGGCAGCAGATCGCACGCGACGTTGCGAGACGACGGCCACATACTTGGATCGCGCTGGACGACGACGATTTTGAATGGCCGGATGAGCAGCGACATCACTTGGTCAAGGCCGATGAATGGCTCGGCTTACAGGACGCAAACTGTCGCCTTCGACTGGCCGAAGCCCTCGCGTCAGGCAGTAGTGCCGTGAAAGCTTCGGGCGAGGGTGCACCAAGCGATGGTGGCCTTCAATTGCTCAAAGATGTTCAACGCAAGGACGCTGAAGACGTGGCTGCCGGGCGCCGACAGGCACGTAGCCTATGGGTGGTTCAGCCGGGCGATCTTGAAGGCTATACCTTCACATCAAACCCAAACTCCGAGTTTGACAAGCCTGGTAACGGATGGTGA
- a CDS encoding helix-turn-helix transcriptional regulator yields MPKPLHNAQYSKLLELLREARSECGLTQRQLAETLGEDQSYVSKCELGVRRLDVIELRNWTDALGLSFQAFAKRVDRALKHESGTERRLRRGGKQ; encoded by the coding sequence ATGCCGAAGCCGCTACACAATGCTCAATATTCCAAGTTGCTTGAACTCCTGCGTGAAGCTCGTTCTGAGTGCGGTTTGACGCAGCGCCAGTTGGCTGAGACCTTGGGTGAGGATCAGTCGTATGTATCCAAATGCGAGCTTGGCGTGCGTCGCCTGGATGTCATCGAATTGCGAAACTGGACTGACGCGTTGGGGCTGAGTTTTCAGGCGTTCGCGAAGCGGGTCGATCGTGCGCTCAAGCACGAGTCAGGAACTGAGCGGCGTCTCAGGCGGGGCGGCAAGCAGTAG